Proteins from one Capricornis sumatraensis isolate serow.1 chromosome 2, serow.2, whole genome shotgun sequence genomic window:
- the ACYP1 gene encoding acylphosphatase-1 produces MSMAEGDTLISVDYEIFGKVQGVFFRKYTQAEGKKLGLVGWVQNTDQGTVQGRLQGPTSKVRHMQEWLETKGSPKSHIDRASFHNEKVIVKLDYADFQIVK; encoded by the exons ATGAGCATGGCAGAAGGGGATACCCTGATATCAGTGGATTATGAAATTTTTGGAAAGGTGCAAGGAGTGTTTTTCCGCAAGTACACTCAG gCTGAGGGTAAAAAGCTTGGATTAGTAGGCTGGGTCCAGAACACTGACCAGGGCACAGTGCAAGGACGATTGCAAGGGCCTACCTCCAAAGTACGTCATATGCAGGAATGGCTTGAGACAAAAGGAAGTCCCAAGTCACACATCGACAGGGCAAGCTTCCACAATGAGAAGGTCATCGTAAAGCTGGACTACGCAGACTTCCAGATTGTGAAATAA